A window of Paenibacillus phoenicis genomic DNA:
TTGCCGTTGTATCGAAATCAGCGATCACGCCATCCTTCATCGGACGGATCGCCCGAATGTTGCCGGGGGTTCTGCCGATCATCTTCTTGGCCGATTCTCCGACGGCCACGATGTTTTTCGTGTCGGTATGAATCGCTACCACCGAAGGCTCGCGGACGATAATGCCCTTGCCTCTCGTATATACCAACGTATTTGCCGTCCCTAAATCAATTCCCAAGTCTTTTGTAAAGCCACCCAACATGCTGCTTCTTCCTTTCCTTCTGTATCTAACCTATTATATTAGAGGTTGTTCAAAAAGTCATCTTCCGATCACGAAGTTCATCAATGATGCAAGTTCGACGGCGAATCTTGAATTCACTGAAGTTACATCAAGCCCCGTTCTTTCAAACTGACGAACTTGCCGTCCCCGATGACGATGTGATCGAGCACATCGATGCCGATAATTTCCCCCGCTTCGCAAAGCCTACGCGTCATCCGGATATCCTCCGGGCTTGGAGTGGGATCGCCGCTGGGATGATTGTGCGCACATACGACGGAAGCGCTGCTGCATTTGATCGCAGCCCGGAACACCTCGCGCGGATGCACAATCGATGCGTTCAGGCTTCCGATCGAAAGCGTCTCTTGAGCAATGATATGATTTTTTGTATTCAAAAAAAGACATACAAAATGCTCTTTCTGCAAATAGCGCATTTGCTCCATCAATAGCTCAGCCGCATCGTGCGGACTGCGGATTACTGCTTGATCCGGAAGACGTGACTTGGCCAGTCGCTGCCCCAACTCAATCCCTGCCTTCAGCTGGACCGCTTTCGCAGGTCCGATGCCTTTCAGGCTCGTCATCTCTTCCAGGCTGACATCAACCAGCCCGCGCAGCCCGCCTAATTCGGCGAGCAATCGCTGGGCCATATGAACTGCCGATTCCTGGCGTGTTCCTGTGCGGAGCAGG
This region includes:
- the radC gene encoding RadC family protein gives rise to the protein MEQAQTPYMLRDLPSEERPRERMIKYGAGALSHAELLAILLRTGTRQESAVHMAQRLLAELGGLRGLVDVSLEEMTSLKGIGPAKAVQLKAGIELGQRLAKSRLPDQAVIRSPHDAAELLMEQMRYLQKEHFVCLFLNTKNHIIAQETLSIGSLNASIVHPREVFRAAIKCSSASVVCAHNHPSGDPTPSPEDIRMTRRLCEAGEIIGIDVLDHIVIGDGKFVSLKERGLM